A part of Planctomycetia bacterium genomic DNA contains:
- a CDS encoding DUF1552 domain-containing protein yields the protein MREPISRRTMLKGVTASIALPFLEGMLPGGVMASAAETVKAPLRMAFVYVPNGIHMEDWTPHSEGANYELTPSLAKLAEFKNDFSVLSGLTCDKARANGDGPGDHARAMSAFLTGSQPKKTAGADIRIGMSVDQVAASQLGHHTKLPSLEIGCDKGMNAGNCDSGYSCAYSNNLSWRSEQTPMPKEVDPKQLFERLYGTPKNHDERRSVLDAVLHDAHSLEKQLGGSDKRKLDEYLTSIREMESRLNRNKQENAKIKVPTEKPTGIPKEYSDHMKALADLQVLAFQADITRFSTFVFANEGSNRSYKFIGVPEGHHDLSHHGGDKAKHEKIAKINQFHLEHLAYLIGKLKSVKEGNGTLLDNMMLLYGSGIGDGNRHNHDQLPILLFGKAGGSLNPGRHVKYAFNTPITNLYVAMLQRLGIQQKRFGDSNGVLGEL from the coding sequence ATGAGAGAGCCGATTTCCCGCCGAACGATGCTCAAGGGTGTAACCGCGTCTATTGCCCTGCCTTTCCTGGAAGGCATGTTGCCCGGCGGGGTGATGGCTTCTGCCGCTGAAACCGTCAAGGCTCCGCTGCGGATGGCATTCGTCTATGTACCCAATGGCATCCATATGGAAGATTGGACACCACATAGTGAAGGTGCCAATTATGAACTCACTCCCTCGCTCGCCAAGCTCGCTGAATTCAAGAATGACTTCAGCGTGCTCAGCGGCCTGACTTGCGACAAGGCCCGTGCCAACGGCGATGGCCCCGGCGACCATGCCCGTGCCATGTCGGCATTTCTTACAGGCAGCCAACCCAAGAAAACCGCTGGCGCTGATATCCGCATCGGCATGTCGGTAGATCAGGTAGCTGCTTCCCAACTCGGCCATCACACCAAGCTGCCTTCGCTGGAAATTGGCTGCGACAAGGGCATGAACGCTGGCAACTGTGATTCAGGTTACTCCTGTGCCTACTCCAACAACCTTTCCTGGCGTTCTGAACAAACGCCGATGCCCAAGGAAGTTGACCCCAAGCAGCTTTTCGAAAGACTGTACGGTACACCCAAGAATCACGATGAACGCCGCAGCGTGCTCGACGCCGTTCTCCACGACGCACATTCGCTGGAAAAACAACTGGGCGGCTCTGATAAACGCAAGCTCGATGAGTACCTCACTTCCATCCGCGAGATGGAAAGCCGACTCAACCGCAACAAGCAGGAAAACGCCAAGATCAAAGTGCCCACGGAAAAGCCTACCGGCATTCCCAAGGAATACAGCGACCACATGAAGGCCCTGGCTGATCTGCAGGTTCTCGCCTTCCAGGCTGACATCACCCGCTTCAGCACTTTTGTTTTTGCCAACGAAGGCAGCAACCGCAGCTACAAGTTCATTGGCGTGCCCGAAGGGCACCACGACCTGTCGCATCACGGCGGCGACAAGGCCAAGCACGAGAAGATCGCCAAGATCAACCAGTTCCATCTGGAACATCTGGCCTACCTCATCGGCAAGCTGAAGTCGGTCAAGGAAGGCAACGGCACCCTGCTCGATAACATGATGCTCCTTTACGGCTCAGGCATCGGCGATGGCAACCGCCATAACCACGACCAGCTTCCCATTCTCCTCTTCGGTAAAGCTGGCGGCAGCCTGAACCCGGGCCGACATGTGAAGTACGCCTTCAATACGCCGATCACTAATCTCTACGTCGCCATGCTGCAAAGGCTGGGGATTCAGCAGAAACGGTTTGGGGATAGTAATGGGGTACTGGGGGAGTTGTAA
- a CDS encoding DUF1592 domain-containing protein, protein MRCVVIITIACFVACICMAVCLQTGSALEPFSGQADEYQAQIVPLFKQYCISCHGGKKPKGDLNLEAFPNAEAFNTKTELLHALVQNVKHGDMPPANKPQPSMPERDKLTAWLEAALVRSELQGKRDPGRVTMRRLNRNEYNNTIRDLLGVDFKPADDFPADDVGYGFDNIGDVLTLPPLLLEKYLNAAERVADQAMKPVAKPVSGTQRRFQGRELQPRNVGSAFSKNNQFRALNTNAEVHVEFPFPKTGKYTLRVRAFGQQAGNEPPKLDLKLDNKVVKTFNISAVEADKDPRKTYEVEVQVKEGQHKVSLAFTNDFYDPTLKDEKQRDRNLIIVGMMIEGPTDATPVAVLHPVLRTIPAEKVSAREAARRNLHQLAERAFRRPVSTSETDRLMKLFDQASQRGANFEEAHKLPLQAILISPHFLFRVEKDDSTASVRSLNDYELASRLSYFIWSSMPDETLFNLAKQGKLKDPEVLQLQARRMLRDPKALALVENFAGQWLQLRNLQQATPDPKRFPTFDEPLRQAMQKETELFFQELLVRDLPITTFLDADFTFVNERLAKHYGLKEVKGLDFRKVSLKETPRRGILTHASILTMTSNPTRTSPVKRGKWVLETILGTPPPPPPPDVPELKETEELKGTLRQRMEQHRVNPNCATCHQRMDPIGFGFENFDAVGTWRTKDGSDPVDPAGTLPSGQSFKSPQELVVLLKQRDEDFRRCLTEKMVTFAIGRGIVSSDRPHLAEIAQAAQKRGDTLSALIQEIVKSEPFQKRRNIRSGI, encoded by the coding sequence ATGCGTTGTGTGGTGATCATCACCATAGCTTGTTTTGTTGCCTGTATTTGCATGGCTGTATGCCTGCAGACAGGTTCTGCCCTCGAACCGTTTTCCGGGCAAGCTGATGAGTACCAAGCGCAGATTGTTCCACTCTTCAAGCAGTATTGCATCAGTTGTCATGGTGGAAAGAAGCCCAAGGGCGATCTCAATCTTGAAGCGTTTCCAAATGCCGAAGCATTCAACACCAAGACGGAGTTGCTTCACGCCCTGGTTCAGAATGTCAAGCATGGCGATATGCCCCCGGCGAACAAGCCCCAGCCCTCCATGCCTGAGCGGGACAAACTGACAGCCTGGCTGGAAGCTGCCCTGGTACGCTCAGAATTGCAAGGCAAACGCGACCCTGGCCGCGTGACCATGCGGCGGCTCAATCGCAACGAGTACAACAACACGATTCGTGATTTGCTCGGAGTCGATTTCAAACCTGCTGATGATTTCCCTGCTGATGATGTCGGCTACGGGTTCGACAACATTGGCGATGTGCTGACATTGCCGCCACTATTGCTGGAAAAGTATTTGAACGCGGCAGAACGGGTTGCCGATCAGGCGATGAAACCTGTGGCCAAGCCGGTGTCTGGCACGCAGCGACGCTTTCAAGGCCGCGAGTTGCAGCCTCGCAATGTGGGTTCAGCATTCAGCAAGAACAATCAGTTTCGTGCATTGAACACCAATGCCGAAGTGCATGTCGAGTTTCCATTTCCCAAGACGGGCAAGTATACTCTACGTGTGCGTGCCTTCGGACAACAGGCGGGCAACGAACCGCCTAAACTCGATCTGAAACTCGATAACAAAGTCGTCAAAACATTTAACATTTCAGCGGTGGAAGCCGACAAAGATCCCCGCAAGACTTATGAAGTTGAAGTGCAGGTAAAAGAAGGCCAGCACAAGGTTTCACTTGCATTCACCAATGATTTCTATGATCCCACGCTCAAGGATGAAAAGCAGCGTGATCGCAACCTCATCATTGTCGGCATGATGATAGAAGGGCCGACGGATGCAACGCCGGTGGCGGTGCTGCATCCTGTATTGAGAACCATTCCAGCCGAAAAAGTGTCTGCACGTGAAGCAGCCCGCCGCAATCTACATCAACTCGCTGAACGTGCCTTCAGGCGGCCTGTATCCACTAGCGAAACTGATCGATTGATGAAACTGTTTGACCAAGCCAGCCAGCGCGGCGCTAATTTTGAAGAAGCACACAAACTTCCGTTGCAGGCCATCCTGATCTCGCCTCACTTCCTCTTCCGTGTCGAGAAGGACGACAGCACCGCATCTGTACGGAGCCTGAACGATTACGAATTGGCCAGCAGGTTGTCGTATTTCATCTGGAGCAGTATGCCTGATGAAACGCTCTTCAACCTGGCCAAACAAGGCAAGCTCAAAGACCCTGAAGTTCTTCAGCTTCAGGCCCGCCGGATGCTCCGCGACCCCAAAGCCCTTGCTCTGGTTGAGAACTTTGCCGGGCAATGGCTGCAACTGCGCAACCTGCAGCAGGCCACACCCGATCCCAAGCGATTCCCCACGTTCGATGAACCGCTCCGCCAGGCCATGCAGAAGGAAACCGAACTCTTCTTCCAGGAACTGCTGGTAAGGGATTTACCCATCACCACCTTCCTTGATGCAGACTTCACGTTCGTGAACGAACGGCTGGCGAAGCATTACGGTCTGAAAGAGGTCAAAGGTCTCGATTTCCGAAAAGTCAGTTTGAAGGAGACTCCCCGTCGAGGCATCTTGACGCATGCCAGCATCCTGACTATGACCTCGAACCCGACACGTACGTCGCCGGTGAAGCGAGGGAAGTGGGTACTGGAAACGATCCTCGGCACCCCACCTCCGCCGCCACCGCCTGATGTTCCTGAACTAAAAGAAACAGAGGAACTCAAAGGCACTCTGCGTCAGCGCATGGAACAGCATAGGGTGAACCCCAACTGTGCTACCTGCCATCAACGCATGGATCCTATTGGCTTTGGCTTCGAGAATTTCGATGCCGTCGGCACCTGGCGCACCAAGGATGGCAGCGATCCGGTAGACCCGGCTGGCACCTTGCCGAGCGGGCAATCGTTCAAGTCGCCCCAGGAATTGGTGGTCCTTTTGAAGCAGCGTGATGAAGATTTTCGTCGTTGTCTGACTGAAAAGATGGTAACCTTTGCTATAGGGCGTGGAATCGTGTCGAGTGATCGACCGCATCTTGCCGAGATAGCACAAGCGGCCCAAAAGCGGGGCGATACGCTCAGTGCCCTGATTCAAGAGATCGTCAAGAGTGAACCGTTCCAGAAACGCCGTAACATCCGGAGTGGAATATGA
- a CDS encoding prolyl oligopeptidase family serine peptidase, producing the protein MRHILLLFILPLVTITSYGSLQDKQADNFRRLPPAGIKISDADRAELTKDVAALEQEIKDARKELQGQPRLLDLFPDVMIFHKAVDWALKYDEFYEAREVNAARELLKAGRERLAQIKSRKPEYISECGLVVRGYLSKIDSSVQPYGLAIPESYTPKTLSKYRLDVWLHGRGEKLTELAFIDQRSRQPGEFTPQDAFVLHPYGRYCNAFKFAGEVDVFEALEHCKKHYRIDEKRLVVRGFSMGGAGCWHLAVHHPDKWCTAAPGAGFAETAEFANIANDPVPPTWWEKKLWNWYDATSYAENLKNLPTVAYSGEIDKQKQAADVMAREMKKFGMTLRHIIGPKTGHSYHPEAKREVNRSIARAIEFERLKGLDDGIESIFTTWTLRYASCGALMIDQLDEHWKRARIEFERRGGVGGQGLNASTGFKTTNVSAFSIKTQFGGMFSDELGIDEDTVVLPKTQSDGALIAHFRKDNGKWKLVDTLDDGKLRKKPGLQGPIDDAFMDSFLIVKPSDKSPYAKVNEWVDAEMNRAIDQWRKHFRGIPRVKMDKEVTEADINNHNLILWGLPDSNSVLKKIVGKLPIRWVDGKLHADDNSYDADTHAPILIYPNPLNPSKYIVLNSGHTFREESNRSNARQTPKLPDWAIVDITTPPNSYHPGKVVDAGFFGEQWEWKKQESR; encoded by the coding sequence ATGCGACACATTCTTCTGCTTTTCATTCTGCCTTTAGTAACCATAACCAGTTACGGCAGTCTGCAGGACAAGCAAGCGGACAATTTTCGCCGCCTACCTCCAGCTGGCATCAAGATCAGCGATGCTGATCGAGCGGAGCTCACCAAGGATGTTGCTGCATTGGAGCAGGAGATCAAGGATGCACGTAAGGAACTGCAGGGCCAGCCTCGCCTGCTTGATCTCTTTCCCGATGTGATGATCTTCCACAAAGCGGTTGACTGGGCACTCAAGTACGATGAGTTCTACGAAGCCCGCGAAGTGAATGCTGCTCGTGAACTTTTGAAGGCTGGCCGTGAGCGGCTGGCCCAGATCAAGTCAAGAAAGCCTGAGTATATCAGTGAATGCGGCCTGGTGGTACGAGGCTACCTCTCCAAGATCGATAGCTCCGTACAACCCTATGGTCTGGCGATACCTGAATCGTACACACCCAAGACCTTGAGCAAGTATCGCCTCGATGTCTGGCTGCATGGCAGAGGTGAAAAGCTCACCGAGTTGGCGTTTATCGATCAGCGTTCCAGGCAACCTGGCGAGTTCACTCCACAAGATGCCTTCGTGCTGCATCCCTATGGCCGATATTGCAACGCGTTCAAGTTTGCCGGCGAAGTGGATGTGTTCGAAGCACTTGAACACTGCAAGAAACATTATCGCATCGATGAGAAGCGGCTGGTGGTGCGTGGCTTCAGCATGGGTGGAGCGGGCTGCTGGCATCTGGCAGTGCATCATCCCGATAAGTGGTGTACAGCTGCCCCGGGAGCAGGTTTTGCAGAGACAGCAGAGTTTGCAAACATCGCCAACGATCCTGTACCGCCAACCTGGTGGGAAAAGAAACTCTGGAACTGGTACGATGCGACGAGCTATGCGGAGAACCTGAAGAACCTGCCCACGGTGGCGTACAGTGGCGAGATCGACAAGCAGAAGCAGGCCGCCGACGTGATGGCCCGCGAGATGAAGAAGTTTGGTATGACGTTACGGCACATCATCGGCCCCAAGACGGGACATAGTTATCATCCCGAGGCGAAGCGGGAGGTGAATCGAAGTATTGCAAGAGCGATTGAATTTGAACGGCTCAAAGGTCTCGATGATGGTATCGAGTCGATTTTCACAACATGGACTTTACGATATGCATCATGTGGAGCATTAATGATCGATCAATTAGATGAGCACTGGAAACGAGCACGTATTGAATTTGAGAGACGAGGTGGTGTTGGCGGCCAAGGACTGAATGCGTCAACAGGCTTTAAGACCACGAATGTATCGGCGTTCAGCATTAAAACTCAGTTTGGGGGGATGTTCTCCGATGAACTGGGGATTGATGAAGACACAGTTGTTTTGCCAAAAACACAATCAGATGGCGCACTAATCGCCCACTTCCGCAAGGACAACGGCAAATGGAAACTTGTCGATACCCTCGATGACGGCAAACTCCGCAAGAAACCCGGCCTCCAAGGTCCCATTGATGATGCCTTCATGGACAGCTTCCTCATCGTGAAACCCAGCGATAAGTCGCCCTATGCCAAAGTGAACGAGTGGGTCGATGCAGAGATGAACCGGGCGATTGATCAATGGCGAAAACATTTCCGCGGCATTCCTCGCGTAAAGATGGACAAGGAAGTAACCGAAGCGGACATCAATAATCACAACCTCATTCTTTGGGGCCTGCCTGACAGCAATAGTGTGCTGAAGAAGATCGTAGGTAAACTGCCCATCCGCTGGGTTGATGGTAAACTGCATGCGGATGATAATTCTTACGATGCCGACACACATGCACCGATCCTGATCTACCCCAATCCACTCAACCCATCGAAGTACATTGTCCTCAACAGTGGCCACACTTTCCGCGAGGAAAGCAACCGCAGCAATGCAAGACAAACACCCAAACTCCCCGACTGGGCCATCGTTGATATCACCACGCCGCCAAACAGTTACCATCCAGGTAAGGTTGTGGATGCAGGATTCTTCGGCGAACAATGGGAATGGAAGAAACAAGAATCTCGCTAA
- a CDS encoding nitrate reductase cytochrome c-type subunit yields MNSAQPHPSHEPTTTPVDSRLRTPLFVRRFLSLIVVIVLGITLVGYIRGITEPAPLTSPVRNSERTTRPDVPQAVRYSEMPVARQQANAGMTSHLSDFKFPKPGPFDPVVRTDEMKLAALADRARVRAYDSAPPVIPHGITQSSAVSCLACHVQGIVVGDRIATKVSHPHYTNCTQCHVEGDRTQTPWATTILAENNFHGTDRAGPGTRAWPGAPPTIPHTTWMRQDCTSCHGLIARPGIRTTHPWLTNCTQCHAPSAQLDQVEFLKERP; encoded by the coding sequence ATGAATTCCGCGCAACCCCATCCATCCCACGAGCCTACAACCACTCCAGTGGACAGCAGACTGCGTACGCCGTTGTTCGTCCGTCGATTTCTCTCCCTGATTGTGGTCATAGTGCTCGGTATCACGCTGGTCGGTTATATTCGAGGGATCACAGAACCTGCCCCGCTGACATCACCGGTGCGGAATAGTGAACGAACTACCAGGCCCGATGTACCACAGGCTGTTCGCTACAGCGAAATGCCGGTTGCACGACAACAGGCCAATGCAGGCATGACATCACACTTAAGTGATTTCAAGTTTCCCAAACCAGGGCCTTTCGATCCTGTCGTTCGTACGGATGAAATGAAACTTGCTGCGTTAGCTGATCGTGCACGTGTACGTGCATATGATTCTGCACCCCCTGTCATTCCGCATGGCATCACGCAGAGCAGTGCCGTCAGTTGCCTGGCTTGCCATGTACAGGGAATTGTGGTGGGTGATCGTATTGCCACCAAGGTCAGCCATCCTCATTACACCAATTGCACGCAATGTCATGTGGAAGGTGATCGCACGCAAACTCCTTGGGCAACGACCATTTTGGCCGAGAATAATTTTCATGGCACTGATCGAGCAGGACCAGGAACGCGAGCTTGGCCTGGAGCGCCACCTACCATTCCGCACACTACCTGGATGAGGCAGGATTGCACCAGCTGTCATGGACTGATTGCCCGGCCTGGCATCAGAACCACCCATCCCTGGCTGACTAACTGTACCCAGTGTCATGCCCCGTCTGCACAACTCGACCAGGTGGAGTTCCTGAAGGAGCGGCCATGA
- a CDS encoding molybdopterin-dependent oxidoreductase has protein sequence MSLELHRRHFLKSSALAAATALAAERATTTATAKQPPRQELPVIPDVTWNKAPCRFCGTGCHVQVAVKDNRVVAIAGDRQAEVNKGLLCVKGYHVGSILYGKDRLTTPMLRRNGKLEPISWEEAINTIAQRIHQAPEKFALYGSGQWTVPEGYAANKFMKAGLSNNHIEPNARLCMASAVTGYISTFGVDEPYNCYDDLDHADVVILWGNNPAEMHPVLFSRIIDRRLRGEKVMLIDMGYRRTRTTEQADHFLLVKPHSDLAVANCIAQQLIARKTYSQDFVSKYCNFRADAPPERYEQLKDWADYKTFGTLMGKPITFEDYQKMLAPYTPEKVSEISGLSVDQLKLLGDLFSNPKLKILSLWCMGMNQHTMGTAINNLVHGIHLLSGHFGKPGDGPQSLTGQPSACGTVREVGTLCHALPGDLRVDIPEQKAKAEKLWHLPDGRINPKPGYHTVQMWEKFCTPSEKGGDIDTLWVQVTNPGQSLPNLNKLFRGKQGLENKFLIVSDVYPTATTELADLILPSALWVEKNGVYGNSERRTHQWFKMVPPPGQARDDCWQTIAVAHKLFELGHTGMKDADGKFLFRMTDKDGKEVECWKWENYYGKINVDEKLYEEYRQFTKIKHKDVAPYVELTKARGLRWPVVQQSDGSWKETRYRFIEGQDSYVKHGKGLQFYHSVTKDDKALIWFRPYVPPPEVPDGDYPFWLDTGRVLEHWHTGTMTMRVPQLRRAMPGAYVEISRQDASALGVKTGDSIRLETRRGKLTLPAWVDGRGQCPPGHLFIPFFDEKLLCNLLTLEEHCPYSKQPDYKKCAARVVKV, from the coding sequence ATGTCGCTTGAATTGCATCGTCGACATTTCCTGAAGTCTTCGGCCCTGGCTGCTGCCACCGCACTGGCCGCAGAACGCGCAACCACTACTGCTACTGCCAAACAGCCCCCACGACAGGAACTGCCGGTGATACCTGATGTCACCTGGAACAAGGCGCCTTGCCGATTCTGCGGTACAGGCTGTCACGTGCAGGTTGCAGTCAAGGATAATCGCGTCGTTGCCATCGCAGGTGATCGCCAGGCAGAAGTGAATAAAGGACTGCTGTGCGTCAAAGGCTACCATGTCGGGTCTATCCTTTATGGCAAAGATCGATTGACGACACCAATGCTGCGAAGGAATGGCAAGCTCGAACCCATCAGTTGGGAAGAAGCAATCAACACCATTGCCCAGCGTATTCATCAAGCTCCGGAGAAGTTTGCTCTTTATGGCTCCGGGCAATGGACCGTGCCTGAAGGATATGCCGCCAACAAGTTCATGAAGGCTGGTCTGAGCAACAATCACATCGAACCTAATGCCCGATTGTGCATGGCATCCGCAGTCACTGGTTACATCAGCACCTTTGGTGTGGATGAACCTTACAACTGTTACGACGATCTCGATCACGCCGATGTCGTAATCCTGTGGGGGAACAATCCTGCCGAGATGCACCCTGTGTTATTCAGCAGGATCATTGACCGCAGACTGCGTGGCGAGAAGGTGATGCTCATCGACATGGGTTATCGTCGTACCCGCACTACCGAGCAGGCTGATCATTTTCTACTGGTGAAACCTCATAGCGACCTCGCAGTAGCTAACTGCATTGCTCAACAATTGATCGCCCGCAAAACCTACAGCCAGGATTTTGTGTCGAAATACTGCAACTTTCGTGCTGATGCTCCACCCGAACGTTACGAGCAGCTTAAGGACTGGGCAGATTACAAAACCTTTGGCACTCTGATGGGAAAACCCATCACATTTGAAGATTACCAGAAGATGCTGGCACCCTACACCCCTGAAAAAGTCAGTGAAATCAGCGGACTGAGCGTTGACCAACTCAAGCTGCTGGGCGACCTCTTCAGCAATCCCAAGCTGAAAATTCTCAGCCTGTGGTGCATGGGCATGAACCAGCACACGATGGGCACAGCCATCAATAATCTGGTACACGGTATTCACTTACTGAGTGGTCACTTTGGCAAACCAGGAGATGGTCCACAGAGTCTGACAGGCCAACCTTCAGCGTGCGGCACAGTCCGCGAGGTTGGCACGCTGTGCCATGCACTGCCGGGCGATTTACGGGTTGATATCCCTGAACAGAAAGCAAAGGCTGAAAAGCTCTGGCATCTGCCTGATGGCCGTATTAACCCCAAGCCCGGTTACCACACGGTCCAGATGTGGGAGAAATTCTGCACTCCTTCGGAGAAAGGGGGCGATATTGACACCCTCTGGGTTCAAGTCACTAATCCGGGGCAATCGCTACCTAATTTGAATAAGCTGTTCCGTGGAAAACAGGGACTGGAAAACAAGTTTCTCATTGTCTCCGATGTTTACCCAACTGCTACGACTGAACTGGCTGATCTCATTCTGCCCTCTGCATTGTGGGTCGAAAAGAACGGTGTGTATGGCAACTCAGAAAGGCGAACACACCAATGGTTCAAGATGGTACCACCTCCAGGACAGGCACGTGATGACTGCTGGCAAACCATTGCTGTCGCTCACAAGCTATTTGAACTGGGCCACACCGGTATGAAAGATGCCGATGGAAAATTCCTTTTCCGCATGACAGACAAAGACGGCAAAGAAGTCGAATGCTGGAAGTGGGAAAACTACTACGGCAAAATCAACGTCGATGAAAAACTCTATGAAGAGTATCGGCAATTCACCAAAATAAAACACAAGGATGTTGCACCCTACGTTGAACTGACGAAAGCACGTGGCCTGCGCTGGCCGGTGGTACAGCAATCAGACGGCAGCTGGAAGGAGACACGATACCGGTTCATCGAGGGTCAGGATAGTTACGTGAAACATGGAAAGGGATTGCAGTTCTATCACTCAGTCACCAAAGATGATAAAGCACTGATCTGGTTCAGGCCCTATGTTCCACCGCCTGAAGTGCCTGATGGCGACTATCCATTCTGGCTCGATACCGGCAGAGTTCTGGAACACTGGCATACTGGCACCATGACGATGAGAGTGCCCCAACTTCGCCGTGCCATGCCGGGGGCTTATGTGGAAATCAGCAGGCAGGATGCTTCAGCCTTGGGTGTCAAGACTGGAGATTCCATCAGACTGGAAACGCGACGTGGAAAATTGACCCTGCCTGCCTGGGTTGATGGCCGAGGGCAATGTCCGCCGGGACACCTATTCATTCCCTTCTTCGATGAAAAGCTCCTGTGCAATCTGCTGACTCTCGAAGAACATTGTCCGTACAGCAAACAACCTGACTATAAGAAATGTGCAGCAAGAGTGGTTAAGGTTTAG
- a CDS encoding 4Fe-4S dicluster domain-containing protein translates to MSKKVNLPVLGEVNRRTLVKAGAATLGVGLLAKALQPMMEWTANMSTDEFLQKHYKELDAAEKQRVLRRLSEEAQKEYGVNVKIKDPQPQRGVKYAYALNLSVCTGCRKCAEACTIENNHDRASNNSYIRVYEMQKGGIDFSKGNCNYDHPVPAPDKFYMPVQCQQCNNPPCVSVCPVEATWKEPDGLVVVDYNWCIGCRYCEAACPYHARRFNWTKPEVPAKEMNPNQGYLSNRVRPQGVMEKCTYCLHRVREGRLPACLEACPTGARVFGNILDPKSEIRWIIDNKRVFVLKEELGTQPSFFYFFDK, encoded by the coding sequence ATGAGTAAAAAAGTGAACCTGCCTGTTCTGGGTGAAGTCAATCGCCGCACTCTGGTGAAAGCAGGTGCTGCGACATTGGGTGTAGGGCTCCTGGCGAAGGCACTCCAACCAATGATGGAGTGGACCGCTAACATGAGCACGGATGAGTTCCTGCAAAAACACTACAAGGAACTTGATGCTGCAGAAAAGCAGCGTGTGCTTCGCCGCCTTTCAGAAGAGGCTCAAAAGGAATACGGCGTCAATGTTAAGATCAAGGATCCACAGCCTCAACGTGGTGTTAAATATGCTTATGCCCTGAACCTGAGTGTTTGCACCGGTTGCCGCAAATGTGCTGAAGCCTGCACCATCGAAAACAACCACGATAGGGCGAGTAATAACAGCTACATTCGCGTCTACGAAATGCAGAAGGGTGGCATTGATTTCTCCAAAGGCAATTGCAATTACGATCACCCAGTACCCGCACCTGACAAATTCTACATGCCGGTGCAGTGTCAGCAGTGTAATAATCCGCCTTGCGTTTCGGTTTGCCCGGTAGAAGCCACGTGGAAGGAGCCCGATGGTCTGGTAGTGGTTGATTACAACTGGTGCATTGGCTGTCGGTATTGTGAAGCAGCCTGTCCTTACCATGCCCGTCGCTTCAATTGGACTAAGCCCGAAGTACCAGCGAAAGAGATGAATCCCAACCAGGGATATCTCTCTAACCGGGTACGTCCCCAGGGGGTAATGGAAAAGTGTACCTATTGTCTGCATCGTGTTCGCGAAGGCAGGCTGCCTGCCTGTCTGGAAGCCTGCCCGACAGGAGCTCGTGTCTTTGGCAATATTCTCGATCCAAAATCCGAGATTCGATGGATCATTGATAACAAGCGTGTGTTCGTTCTCAAGGAAGAACTCGGCACTCAACCGAGTTTCTTCTATTTCTTTGATAAATAA